In one Achromobacter spanius genomic region, the following are encoded:
- a CDS encoding LapD/MoxY N-terminal periplasmic domain-containing protein yields MSTLRRLLLCTALLVGFILLGAQALGMLAAHRYLNAQLAQQSEGGASALTWALAHASSSPEERAALADELFEQGLYALVRITNDNDATIIERSKQPSGAHPTGDWRTAWLNVQAPRYHARMCHWTAAHAAP; encoded by the coding sequence ATGTCGACATTACGCCGATTACTTCTTTGCACCGCCCTTCTGGTCGGCTTCATTCTGCTCGGCGCCCAGGCGCTGGGAATGCTGGCCGCGCACCGCTATCTGAACGCCCAACTGGCCCAGCAGAGCGAAGGCGGGGCCAGCGCGTTGACGTGGGCACTGGCGCATGCCTCGTCCAGCCCTGAAGAAAGGGCGGCGCTAGCCGATGAGTTGTTCGAACAAGGGCTGTATGCGCTGGTGCGTATCACTAACGACAATGACGCCACCATCATCGAGCGAAGCAAGCAACCTTCCGGCGCCCACCCGACCGGCGATTGGCGCACCGCCTGGCTGAACGTTCAAGCCCCCCGATATCACGCCCGTATGTGTCATTGGACGGCGGCGCACGCGGCACCGTGA
- a CDS encoding EAL domain-containing protein, which yields MSLDGGARGTVTVQADTRLARDTLWQGGVRVLGLVLAAGVFWSLFAMNLVRWIEARTSRDICERVRALAPGNNAPPSGSCELAGVDQALVDAQRRVAATVEEQNAKIESLQSEIYRDPITRLSNRKHFIDQFRAALADKSADSGGHVLMFRQRDLAQINRHLSRAFTDQWLRSSSDRLRKLVAEFGGPTAQLARISGSDFALLMPRTSAPQASVLAERVRRELRSLRVPMDKYGWCRWALAMAAYAPGDNMSDTLARLDHALMCAESAEDDQITPASQAADSTRIGEYSWHDALVTALEQHRFSLSVQPLYAVHGELLHHEASLTLHDTTDGDPVPASIFMPPAVRLGLSAECDIQAIRLGLDWLFTHTAALTVPVSLASLAQSSFLSRLERMLADRPALTLRLIIEVDADGLIEQAADLRQLCDIVIAAGGRVGLSRLSQQFGAMERLHEFPVSYLKLCGSFITGLLHSPGSQHLAATVMTTAATLGMAVYAEDVPDLATQDILEDLGVRAIRGAVVNFALTRELAPDDQWVPS from the coding sequence GTGTCATTGGACGGCGGCGCACGCGGCACCGTGACGGTACAGGCCGACACGCGACTGGCGCGCGACACGTTGTGGCAAGGCGGCGTCCGGGTCCTGGGGCTGGTATTGGCCGCAGGGGTCTTCTGGTCGCTCTTCGCCATGAATCTGGTGCGATGGATAGAGGCGCGGACCTCGCGCGACATCTGCGAACGCGTCCGCGCCCTGGCGCCCGGCAACAATGCCCCGCCAAGCGGATCATGCGAGCTGGCGGGTGTGGACCAGGCCCTGGTCGACGCACAGCGCCGGGTTGCGGCAACCGTCGAGGAACAGAACGCAAAGATCGAATCGCTGCAAAGCGAAATTTACCGGGATCCAATCACCCGCCTGTCGAACCGCAAGCATTTCATCGACCAGTTCCGGGCGGCGCTGGCCGACAAGTCGGCGGATTCGGGCGGCCACGTCCTGATGTTCCGCCAACGCGACCTGGCGCAGATCAATCGTCATCTGTCGCGAGCGTTTACGGATCAGTGGCTGCGCTCATCCTCTGACCGCCTGCGCAAGCTGGTTGCCGAATTTGGCGGACCTACGGCGCAACTTGCCCGGATCAGCGGTTCGGACTTCGCCCTGCTGATGCCTCGCACATCCGCACCGCAGGCCAGCGTGCTGGCAGAACGGGTGCGACGCGAACTGCGCTCGTTGCGGGTGCCCATGGACAAATACGGATGGTGCCGCTGGGCGCTGGCGATGGCCGCTTATGCCCCCGGCGACAACATGAGCGATACGCTGGCGCGGCTGGACCACGCCCTGATGTGCGCCGAAAGCGCCGAAGACGATCAGATCACCCCCGCCAGCCAGGCCGCCGACAGCACCCGCATCGGCGAATACAGTTGGCACGACGCCTTGGTCACCGCGCTGGAACAGCATCGTTTTTCGCTATCGGTGCAGCCGCTGTACGCGGTGCATGGCGAACTGCTGCACCACGAAGCCAGCCTGACGCTGCACGACACCACTGATGGCGACCCCGTTCCGGCTTCGATTTTCATGCCGCCCGCGGTTCGCCTCGGGCTATCGGCCGAATGCGACATACAGGCCATCCGCTTGGGGCTGGACTGGTTGTTCACGCACACTGCGGCGCTGACGGTGCCGGTGTCCTTGGCATCGCTTGCACAAAGCTCGTTCCTGTCGCGGCTGGAGCGCATGCTGGCAGACCGCCCGGCGTTGACGCTGCGCCTGATCATCGAGGTCGACGCCGACGGGCTGATCGAGCAAGCCGCCGACTTGCGCCAGCTTTGCGACATCGTCATCGCGGCGGGCGGCCGGGTGGGCCTGTCGCGGCTGTCGCAGCAGTTCGGCGCAATGGAGCGGCTGCATGAATTCCCCGTCTCGTATTTGAAACTTTGCGGCAGCTTTATTACCGGCTTGCTACATAGCCCCGGCAGCCAGCACCTGGCCGCCACCGTCATGACCACTGCGGCGACGCTGGGCATGGCGGTCTACGCCGAAGACGTTCCCGACCTGGCCACCCAGGACATCCTGGAAGACCTGGGCGTCCGCGCGATACGCGGGGCTGTCGTAAACTTCGCCCTTACGCGCGAACTCGCGCCGGATGATCAATGGGTTCCTAGTTGA